The Gemmata palustris genome includes a region encoding these proteins:
- a CDS encoding ArnT family glycosyltransferase yields the protein MSSSVGGRLEAVTSERSLFGPDYLRLAALVLVAVAVHAWLLTHTALTARDSLGFARQALCFETPAAAPPNDADKGGHPKNAIDLVRTAEHPPGYPLAILAVYKGLGLVSTAPVADRALVAAQLANALAAVLLVIPIYLIGRMLFGRNIGFAAALLFQVLPVPARITSDGLTEGVYLLSTTVAVALGVRAVMVPRISGFLLCGLATGTSYLVRPEGLMIAAGPGAVALWLGLLRRWPRDQAFGRITALVVGTCLVAVPYMVLIGKFTHKPAGNELLNPFAPPRPVYSGAQAATATTTTGPLFAEWWNDEKDSGKSKTVWGVQAVFKEVSKSANYAIWPLALFAILALRRRFAAEAGPWVLVIIAACNFLLLLYLATRVGYVSERHTVLLTLLACPFAAAGLPLLATGIGQIFPRVERLGVRVTAAGLLVALVVASLPFALKPMHPNRVGHKHAGHWLAANMKPDEALIDPFCWAAWYAGRTLYRPDGYNPPESRATYIVMENKAATPHSRLPVLPLAQEQAARPGARVVYHWPENVAAKDAIVHVVKIGED from the coding sequence ATGAGTTCCTCAGTCGGTGGGCGCCTGGAAGCGGTTACATCGGAGCGGTCCCTGTTCGGCCCGGACTACCTCCGGTTGGCCGCACTCGTGCTGGTCGCGGTCGCGGTCCACGCCTGGCTCCTCACGCACACCGCTCTGACCGCCCGCGACAGCCTCGGGTTCGCGCGGCAAGCGTTATGTTTCGAGACCCCAGCGGCCGCGCCGCCGAACGATGCCGACAAGGGCGGGCACCCGAAGAACGCGATCGACCTCGTCCGCACCGCGGAGCACCCGCCCGGCTACCCGCTCGCGATCCTGGCGGTTTATAAGGGGTTGGGGCTCGTGTCGACCGCGCCCGTTGCGGACCGCGCGCTGGTCGCCGCACAACTGGCCAACGCGCTCGCCGCCGTGCTGCTCGTGATCCCAATTTACCTGATCGGGCGGATGCTGTTCGGGCGAAATATCGGGTTCGCAGCCGCCCTGCTCTTCCAAGTGTTACCGGTTCCCGCGCGGATCACCAGTGACGGCCTCACGGAGGGCGTGTACCTGCTCTCGACGACCGTGGCCGTGGCGCTCGGAGTGCGGGCCGTGATGGTCCCGCGCATCAGCGGGTTCCTGTTGTGCGGCCTCGCGACCGGAACGAGCTACCTCGTGCGCCCGGAGGGGCTGATGATCGCCGCGGGACCGGGGGCCGTGGCCCTCTGGCTGGGGCTGTTGCGCCGGTGGCCGCGCGATCAAGCCTTTGGCCGCATTACGGCGCTCGTGGTCGGTACGTGCCTCGTCGCGGTGCCGTACATGGTCCTGATCGGGAAGTTCACGCACAAACCGGCCGGGAACGAGCTCCTGAACCCGTTCGCGCCGCCGCGCCCGGTTTACTCCGGTGCGCAGGCCGCGACCGCGACGACCACCACCGGCCCGCTGTTCGCCGAGTGGTGGAACGATGAAAAGGATAGCGGGAAGTCGAAAACGGTGTGGGGAGTTCAGGCCGTTTTCAAAGAGGTGAGCAAGAGCGCGAACTACGCGATCTGGCCGCTCGCGCTCTTCGCGATTCTGGCACTGCGCCGGCGGTTCGCGGCCGAAGCCGGGCCGTGGGTATTGGTCATCATCGCCGCGTGCAACTTCTTGCTCTTGCTGTACCTCGCGACCCGCGTCGGGTACGTGTCCGAGCGCCACACGGTGCTGCTCACGCTGCTCGCGTGCCCGTTCGCGGCGGCGGGCCTGCCGCTCCTGGCGACCGGGATCGGGCAAATATTCCCGCGCGTCGAGCGGCTCGGCGTTCGCGTCACTGCGGCGGGGCTTCTGGTCGCGCTGGTGGTCGCGTCGCTCCCGTTCGCACTCAAGCCCATGCACCCGAACCGCGTGGGCCACAAGCACGCGGGCCACTGGCTCGCGGCCAACATGAAGCCCGATGAGGCGCTCATCGACCCGTTCTGCTGGGCCGCGTGGTACGCGGGGCGCACGCTCTACCGGCCGGACGGGTACAACCCGCCCGAATCGCGTGCCACGTACATCGTGATGGAGAACAAGGCCGCGACCCCGCACTCGCGGCTCCCGGTGCTGCCCCTCGCACAGGAACAAGCCGCCCGGCCCGGCGCCCGCGTCGTCTACCACTGGCCGGAAAACGTCGCCGCAAAGGACGCGATCGTTCACGTCGTGAAGATTGGTGAGGATTGA
- a CDS encoding sensor histidine kinase yields the protein MTSEDVLAPVSETEALRQQLLQAQRLSSVGELASSIAHEFNNILTTIINSAKLGSRNQDPAEKQLAFDRIVKAGQRAAAIAGGMLGFARKSATHRQHCDIARLVEEVLILTDKDLSKNRVHVETKFHARPVAWVVPGHIEQILVNLILNARQAMPNGGRLKIEVRDNVDSETAEIKVSDTGLGIAPDQLRMIFEPFYTTKLPDEYGRGGTGLGLSVCRQIIEQHHGRIRVESVVGKGSAFTVKLPKRLTDDPE from the coding sequence ATGACGAGCGAAGACGTGCTGGCTCCGGTCAGTGAAACCGAGGCGCTCCGGCAACAGTTACTCCAAGCCCAGAGGCTCAGCAGTGTCGGCGAACTCGCGTCCAGCATCGCACACGAATTTAACAACATTCTTACGACAATCATTAACTCCGCCAAGCTCGGCAGCCGGAACCAGGACCCGGCCGAAAAGCAGCTCGCGTTCGACCGCATCGTGAAGGCCGGGCAGCGGGCCGCGGCGATCGCGGGCGGGATGCTCGGGTTCGCCCGCAAGAGCGCCACGCACCGGCAGCACTGCGACATCGCCCGGCTGGTCGAAGAGGTGCTGATCCTCACCGATAAAGACCTGTCGAAGAACCGCGTTCACGTGGAAACGAAGTTCCACGCTCGCCCGGTGGCGTGGGTGGTGCCGGGGCACATCGAGCAGATCCTGGTGAACCTGATTCTTAACGCGCGCCAGGCGATGCCCAACGGCGGGCGGCTGAAAATCGAAGTGCGCGACAACGTGGACAGCGAAACGGCGGAGATCAAGGTCTCCGATACGGGCCTCGGCATCGCGCCGGACCAGCTCCGCATGATCTTCGAGCCGTTCTACACCACCAAGCTGCCCGACGAGTACGGCCGCGGCGGGACCGGGTTGGGTCTGAGCGTGTGTCGCCAGATCATCGAGCAGCACCACGGGCGCATCCGCGTCGAGAGCGTGGTCGGCAAGGGCTCGGCCTTCACCGTGAAACTGCCGAAGCGCCTCACCGACGACCCGGAATAA
- a CDS encoding histidine phosphatase family protein: MVPGAPDPRRAAVVWLVRHAETAAPTMFHGAESDIELGEHGHRQTSAAIEWFSALNPTAVVSSEMQRARQTAAPIASALGVPHLFEPLLHERRVGPLTRKPRAEADHIWDETTRHWVGGNTAYSFPGMESFDELRDRTLPAFNRVVAAHPGGRVVIVCHGVVCKVLLLSLLRGYSSANWATIGRVVNLAVSEIVPDGDLWAPRQLLVVPPQVAAINAAFEEVGVKKTEA; the protein is encoded by the coding sequence GTGGTACCCGGAGCCCCCGATCCCCGGCGCGCGGCCGTGGTGTGGCTCGTCCGGCACGCGGAAACGGCCGCACCGACGATGTTTCACGGTGCGGAATCCGACATCGAGCTCGGTGAGCACGGCCACCGCCAGACGAGCGCCGCGATCGAGTGGTTCTCGGCGCTGAACCCCACGGCGGTCGTGTCGTCCGAGATGCAGCGCGCCCGGCAGACGGCTGCGCCCATCGCATCGGCACTCGGGGTGCCGCACCTGTTCGAGCCGCTGTTGCACGAGCGCCGGGTCGGGCCGCTGACGCGCAAGCCGCGCGCGGAGGCCGATCACATCTGGGACGAAACGACGCGCCACTGGGTGGGCGGGAACACGGCGTACTCGTTCCCCGGCATGGAATCGTTCGACGAACTGCGGGACCGCACGCTGCCCGCGTTCAACCGCGTGGTTGCCGCACATCCGGGCGGGCGCGTCGTGATCGTGTGCCACGGCGTGGTGTGCAAGGTGCTGCTGCTCTCGCTCTTGCGCGGGTACAGTTCGGCGAACTGGGCCACAATCGGCCGCGTCGTGAATCTTGCGGTCAGCGAAATCGTGCCCGACGGCGATCTCTGGGCGCCGCGACAACTCCTCGTCGTGCCGCCGCAAGTGGCCGCCATCAACGCGGCGTTCGAGGAAGTCGGGGTGAAGAAGACCGAGGCGTGA
- a CDS encoding S41 family peptidase produces MVGITTLGLMLLAPAAPVPAQPAVPVPKADRFRAQEFARIVYNAADQVAFRYARPVEVKELIEAAIKGLYDECGATVPDRVTQALRDTSGHELLNVLVDVRLLLADQPALRGPRALVAAMNGFRQATEPACQLASPRANAFASIDMDFGVGIELEGVSGNPWLVYQVEYKTALGYYSTTGWLEQAPRAEAIPAPAGSLWRVKRVIPDSPAQKAGIKPDDIITHLNRTEITADNANKLFGQFALPPRMIDPQTGLDIVPDRVLSFRRAGAKPFTVKLKGEAYTPASAFGATRTPEDKWECLLDRANKIGYIRLGAVESGLDTKVGEMLADLDRKGCRALILDLRWCPGGYVDPGVRIAGLFLPNNAPIAQMKYRNPQWAGSETEYRNTFGPARPPTYPLVVLVGNETTGGGELIAAALRDNNRCVLMGQRTVGRASIQHVVDAGFGGLNFKVTTGESFRPNGKSRQRKPDSGPTDDWGLKPDEGLEVPVTRDKSAELRRWADLHALRPFDSTEGLDFDDPALDPYRHKALDYLRKKLGKPSK; encoded by the coding sequence ATGGTCGGGATCACCACACTCGGGCTGATGCTCCTCGCACCCGCCGCCCCCGTCCCCGCGCAGCCCGCGGTTCCCGTGCCAAAAGCGGACCGCTTCCGGGCACAAGAGTTCGCGCGCATCGTGTACAACGCGGCCGACCAGGTGGCGTTCCGGTACGCGCGCCCCGTCGAGGTCAAGGAGCTGATCGAAGCGGCAATCAAGGGGCTTTACGACGAGTGCGGCGCGACGGTGCCGGACCGGGTGACTCAGGCCCTGCGCGACACGAGCGGGCACGAGCTACTGAATGTACTTGTGGACGTGCGCCTGCTCCTGGCGGACCAGCCCGCGCTGCGCGGCCCCCGCGCGCTGGTCGCGGCGATGAACGGCTTCCGCCAGGCGACCGAGCCGGCGTGCCAACTCGCCAGCCCGCGGGCGAACGCTTTCGCGTCTATTGACATGGATTTCGGCGTCGGGATCGAGCTGGAGGGCGTGAGCGGGAACCCGTGGCTCGTCTACCAAGTGGAGTACAAGACCGCGCTCGGGTACTACTCGACCACCGGTTGGCTCGAACAGGCACCGCGCGCCGAAGCGATACCGGCGCCCGCGGGCTCTCTGTGGCGCGTCAAGCGCGTCATCCCGGACAGCCCCGCCCAGAAAGCGGGCATCAAGCCCGACGACATTATCACGCACCTGAACCGGACCGAGATCACGGCCGACAACGCGAACAAGCTCTTCGGCCAGTTCGCGCTCCCGCCCCGAATGATCGACCCGCAGACCGGGCTGGACATCGTGCCGGACCGGGTGCTTTCGTTCCGGCGCGCGGGTGCGAAGCCGTTCACCGTGAAGTTGAAAGGCGAGGCCTACACGCCGGCGAGCGCCTTCGGCGCGACGCGCACGCCCGAAGACAAATGGGAGTGCTTACTCGATCGCGCGAACAAGATCGGCTACATCCGGCTCGGCGCGGTGGAATCCGGGTTGGATACGAAGGTGGGCGAAATGCTCGCGGACCTCGACCGAAAAGGGTGCCGCGCGCTGATCCTCGATTTACGCTGGTGCCCCGGCGGGTACGTCGACCCGGGCGTGCGGATCGCGGGCCTGTTCCTGCCGAACAACGCGCCGATCGCCCAAATGAAGTACCGCAACCCGCAGTGGGCGGGCAGCGAAACCGAGTACCGCAACACCTTCGGCCCCGCACGCCCGCCCACGTACCCACTAGTGGTGCTGGTCGGCAACGAGACGACCGGCGGTGGTGAACTGATCGCCGCGGCCCTTCGGGACAACAACCGGTGCGTGCTGATGGGCCAGCGCACGGTGGGCCGCGCGTCCATTCAGCACGTCGTTGATGCCGGGTTCGGTGGGCTCAACTTCAAAGTGACGACCGGCGAATCGTTCCGCCCGAACGGGAAATCGCGCCAGCGAAAGCCCGATAGTGGGCCGACCGACGATTGGGGTTTGAAGCCGGACGAGGGGCTGGAAGTGCCGGTCACTCGGGATAAATCGGCCGAACTGCGGCGCTGGGCCGACTTGCACGCGCTGCGCCCGTTCGACAGCACCGAGGGCCTCGACTTCGACGACCCCGCGCTCGACCCGTACCGGCACAAGGCCCTCGACTACCTGCGCAAGAAGCTTGGTAAACCGAGCAAGTGA
- a CDS encoding fumarylacetoacetate hydrolase family protein — translation MKLATILTPHGPRAALAVADGYIDLHATDPGLPTCVKTLLAASPAIRKAASEVASNKNAVKYAANAVKLLPPIPHPGKILCIGLNYRDHAIEGGKAIPTEPVVFGKFPNTLIAHGEPIVLPKVAEKVDYEAELVIVIGKTGKHIPNTDAAFEYVGGYTVGHDVSARDWQFRGEEKQWIIGKTFDTFAPTGPVLVTSDELTNPHKLQIQLRLNGTTLQNSNTKEFIFGVPHLLWFLSQVVTLEPGDLIFTGTPPGVGIARKPPILLKAGDVAEVEIEGIGTLKNPVVAES, via the coding sequence ATGAAGCTTGCTACGATTCTCACCCCCCACGGTCCCCGGGCCGCTCTCGCCGTCGCCGACGGGTACATCGACCTGCACGCGACCGACCCCGGCCTGCCCACCTGCGTGAAGACCCTTCTGGCCGCGTCCCCCGCGATCCGCAAGGCCGCCAGCGAAGTCGCGTCCAACAAGAACGCCGTCAAGTACGCGGCCAACGCGGTCAAGCTCCTCCCGCCGATCCCGCACCCCGGCAAGATCCTGTGCATCGGGCTGAACTACCGCGACCACGCCATTGAGGGCGGGAAGGCGATCCCGACCGAGCCGGTCGTGTTCGGCAAGTTCCCGAACACCCTCATCGCCCACGGCGAACCGATCGTTCTGCCGAAGGTGGCCGAGAAGGTGGACTACGAAGCCGAACTGGTGATCGTCATCGGCAAGACCGGGAAGCACATCCCAAACACCGACGCGGCGTTCGAGTACGTGGGCGGGTACACCGTCGGCCACGACGTGAGCGCCCGCGACTGGCAGTTCCGCGGCGAAGAGAAGCAGTGGATCATCGGGAAGACGTTCGACACGTTCGCCCCGACCGGCCCGGTCCTCGTCACGTCTGACGAACTGACCAACCCGCACAAGCTGCAGATTCAACTGCGGCTGAACGGCACGACGCTCCAGAACTCCAATACGAAGGAGTTCATCTTCGGCGTGCCGCACCTGCTGTGGTTCCTCTCGCAAGTGGTGACGCTGGAGCCGGGTGACCTGATCTTCACCGGCACGCCCCCGGGCGTGGGCATCGCGCGCAAGCCGCCGATCCTGCTGAAGGCCGGCGACGTGGCCGAGGTCGAGATCGAGGGCATCGGCACCCTGAAGAACCCCGTCGTGGCGGAAAGCTAA
- a CDS encoding metallophosphoesterase family protein has translation MRILHTADWHLGDRLGRIDRTDDLRKAVERVADCCKQENVDVLLVAGDLFSELARPDGLRETIRHWQGVFSPFLEAGGTILTLTGNHDNENFCQTLVSAMSLASPTVGKPGETVPPGRLYLAAGPTFLRLEDRMSGFPVQFVLMPYPTPHCFFRGETGLKYGSPEEKNALLVSAWADSLREIRAHPKYDPKAPSVLGAHVHVHGSTIGPSLFRITTEEDVVVEGAELPDQFDYVALGHIHKPQWLGASHMRYSGSIERMDLGEQADQKGVVLVEIGPDGRNGEPVVHSLPATPIYEVVVLDPAEDIPRLRAEYPNANTDLVNLQIRYTAGKDQLEDVLRDLDKIFPRWYARDWKETGALGPSLVNPAASGGKGFSETVHEYLGQELIQHDEAERDAILKIADGLLKEMEN, from the coding sequence ATGCGAATCCTCCACACCGCGGACTGGCACCTCGGCGACCGGCTCGGCCGGATCGACCGGACCGACGACCTGCGCAAAGCGGTCGAGCGCGTCGCCGATTGCTGCAAGCAAGAAAACGTCGACGTGCTGCTCGTCGCGGGCGACCTCTTCAGCGAGTTGGCCCGGCCCGACGGGTTGCGCGAAACCATCCGCCACTGGCAGGGCGTCTTCAGCCCGTTCCTCGAAGCCGGCGGCACGATCCTCACACTGACCGGCAACCACGACAACGAGAACTTCTGCCAGACGCTCGTGAGCGCGATGTCGCTGGCCTCGCCCACGGTCGGGAAGCCGGGCGAAACAGTACCGCCGGGCCGGTTGTACCTCGCGGCCGGCCCCACGTTCCTCCGGCTCGAAGACCGGATGAGTGGGTTCCCGGTCCAGTTCGTGCTGATGCCGTACCCGACCCCGCACTGCTTCTTCCGGGGCGAAACCGGTCTCAAGTACGGCAGCCCCGAGGAAAAGAACGCGCTGCTCGTTTCTGCATGGGCGGATTCACTGCGCGAGATCCGCGCGCACCCCAAGTACGACCCCAAAGCGCCTTCGGTACTCGGCGCACACGTCCACGTTCACGGCTCCACCATCGGACCGAGCCTGTTCCGCATCACCACGGAAGAAGACGTTGTTGTTGAGGGCGCGGAACTGCCGGACCAGTTCGATTACGTGGCGCTGGGCCACATTCACAAACCGCAGTGGCTCGGCGCATCGCACATGCGCTATTCCGGCAGCATCGAGCGCATGGACTTGGGTGAACAGGCCGACCAAAAGGGCGTCGTTTTGGTCGAGATCGGCCCGGACGGGCGGAACGGAGAGCCGGTGGTCCACTCGCTCCCCGCGACGCCGATTTACGAAGTCGTGGTGCTCGACCCCGCGGAGGACATTCCGCGCCTGAGGGCGGAGTACCCGAACGCGAACACCGACCTGGTGAACCTGCAGATCCGCTACACCGCGGGCAAGGACCAACTCGAAGACGTGCTCCGCGATTTGGACAAGATCTTCCCGCGCTGGTACGCGCGCGACTGGAAGGAAACGGGCGCTCTCGGGCCGTCGCTGGTGAACCCCGCGGCCAGCGGGGGGAAAGGCTTCTCCGAAACGGTCCACGAGTATTTGGGGCAAGAGCTAATTCAGCACGACGAGGCCGAGCGCGACGCGATCCTGAAAATCGCCGACGGATTGCTGAAGGAAATGGAGAACTAA
- a CDS encoding ATP-binding protein, which yields MIPQRIKLSGFLSYKDEQEIRFDSAPLWMLSGTNGSGKSSVFDAVTFALFGHHRGGSQSAAELINKESTTLSVEFDFTSEKQLYRIKRTVRKRQSGVASTQQVLKFTNSEITGESWEAVSGTEYKAKFDTWVKDKIGLDYETFTSSVLLLQGKSEKLLDSTPAGRAGVLARIVDLERYQKLHGKADDKRRALKSELEGITNQLLGVKDVSPEEYAEVEGHIAVVEEARTNAQTRIDHLNALELRARRWTDTQAKLAGVKLKLADAEKLLGTAIAIEKDYTRLRELRDVLPAVNTIVTERGRMSASERNTERLTKEREEVADNRRKMENVLSQGRKKLTSLKKTQSEDEAKKALLETRLRELAGILEKVKQVEDAESEVSRLEAELQPFPADPESAVRKFQTEHERLALLAQHVALLERLHQDRSELTKAVTTEKQARADEAKLKSDGVKAKEEFTRLEVDAKAAREDRAAKDQLMAETRALARQARELADEFKTMTGQTKCRACGQKLTPEHFADEKKTREANAKKSDEKLKTLTAEAEKARQLEDDLGLKETTERKRLGDLRDKWKDADAAVKQSAGDIKRLTDACRQTYFALPDEFKHKLGASEPSDWSAVTYPNRQDLAALNDEARGIDTTKRKLKAAQDEAKKIETLRAKLDSARERFARAQRGLPGGDAGALRQEFAGKQSEEKSVTGSLVAGKKEIATTEAEIDRYQRALSEADRELTEIAGKLNLEEASRKQSAEAIERAKKTLPAAWQKPLENAGLTDRAKWQDELDALIGKNTEAKFTQLQAARGGLDPLRAEIKQLEAESDSFPEEERRSPDDVRAEAAAARKELDARNKELLDAQGRKRILDGYRHQRNELGERFKAVDAEHNRHKTLAELLGRDRLQRHLVRQAERQIVDYANAVLDRLSGGQLFMRLVEAETGTDKALDLECANRVTGGGAINVAFLSGSQRFRVAVALALGIGQYASKQHRPIESVIIDEGFGCLDRAGRQVMIQELQNLRGHLHCILLVSHQEEFADAFPDGYRFELQDGATRVSRFVR from the coding sequence ATGATCCCGCAACGAATCAAGCTGTCCGGCTTCCTGTCGTACAAGGACGAGCAGGAGATCCGGTTCGACAGCGCGCCGCTGTGGATGCTCTCGGGCACCAACGGGAGCGGCAAGTCGAGCGTGTTCGACGCGGTCACGTTCGCGCTGTTCGGCCACCACCGGGGCGGGAGCCAGAGCGCGGCGGAGCTGATTAACAAGGAGTCCACCACGCTCAGCGTGGAGTTCGACTTCACGAGCGAGAAGCAACTGTACCGCATCAAGCGCACCGTGCGCAAGCGGCAGAGCGGCGTCGCCAGCACGCAGCAGGTGCTGAAATTCACGAACAGCGAGATCACGGGCGAGTCGTGGGAGGCCGTTTCTGGCACCGAGTACAAGGCGAAATTCGATACGTGGGTGAAGGACAAGATCGGGCTCGATTACGAAACGTTCACGTCGTCGGTGCTGCTGTTGCAGGGCAAGTCGGAGAAACTGCTCGACAGCACCCCCGCCGGGCGCGCCGGGGTTCTCGCGCGGATCGTGGACCTGGAGCGGTACCAGAAGCTCCACGGCAAAGCCGACGACAAGCGGCGCGCGCTCAAGAGCGAACTCGAAGGGATCACCAACCAACTCCTCGGCGTCAAAGACGTGAGCCCCGAGGAGTACGCGGAGGTCGAGGGCCATATTGCCGTTGTGGAGGAAGCGCGGACCAATGCGCAGACGCGCATCGACCACCTGAACGCACTGGAACTGCGCGCCCGGCGCTGGACTGACACCCAGGCCAAACTCGCGGGGGTGAAACTGAAACTCGCCGACGCCGAAAAACTGCTCGGCACCGCAATCGCGATCGAGAAAGACTACACGCGGCTCCGGGAACTCCGCGACGTGCTCCCCGCGGTGAACACCATCGTCACCGAGCGCGGGCGCATGAGTGCGTCCGAGCGCAACACCGAGCGGCTCACGAAGGAACGCGAGGAAGTTGCAGATAATCGGCGCAAGATGGAAAACGTGCTCTCGCAGGGGCGCAAGAAGCTCACTTCGCTGAAGAAAACGCAGTCCGAGGACGAAGCGAAAAAGGCGCTACTCGAAACCCGGCTCCGCGAACTCGCGGGCATATTGGAAAAGGTGAAGCAGGTCGAGGACGCGGAGAGCGAAGTTTCGCGCCTCGAGGCCGAGTTGCAGCCCTTTCCCGCGGACCCCGAGTCTGCGGTGCGCAAGTTCCAGACCGAGCACGAGCGCCTCGCGCTCCTGGCGCAACACGTCGCGCTGCTCGAACGGCTCCACCAGGACCGGTCCGAACTCACAAAGGCCGTCACGACAGAAAAGCAGGCCCGCGCGGACGAAGCCAAGCTCAAGTCCGACGGCGTAAAAGCCAAAGAGGAGTTCACGCGGCTCGAAGTTGATGCGAAGGCCGCGCGCGAGGACCGCGCCGCGAAGGACCAGTTAATGGCCGAGACGCGGGCACTCGCCCGCCAAGCGCGCGAACTCGCCGACGAGTTCAAAACGATGACCGGCCAGACGAAGTGTCGGGCGTGTGGTCAGAAGCTCACCCCGGAGCACTTTGCAGACGAAAAGAAGACGCGCGAAGCGAACGCGAAGAAGTCCGACGAGAAGCTGAAAACACTTACCGCCGAGGCAGAAAAGGCCCGCCAACTCGAAGACGATCTCGGCCTCAAAGAAACGACCGAGCGCAAGCGACTGGGCGATCTACGAGACAAATGGAAGGACGCCGACGCAGCCGTTAAACAGTCCGCGGGCGACATCAAGCGCCTCACCGATGCGTGCCGGCAAACCTACTTCGCGCTCCCCGACGAGTTCAAACACAAACTGGGCGCGTCCGAGCCCTCGGACTGGTCCGCGGTCACGTACCCCAACCGGCAAGACCTCGCCGCGCTCAACGACGAGGCGCGCGGCATCGACACCACCAAGCGCAAACTGAAAGCCGCGCAAGACGAGGCAAAGAAAATCGAAACGCTCCGCGCGAAACTCGACTCCGCCCGGGAGCGTTTCGCGCGCGCCCAGCGCGGACTCCCCGGCGGCGACGCGGGCGCGCTGCGCCAAGAGTTCGCGGGCAAGCAGAGCGAAGAAAAGAGCGTGACCGGCTCGCTAGTCGCGGGCAAAAAGGAGATCGCCACGACCGAAGCGGAAATCGATCGCTACCAGCGCGCGCTGAGCGAAGCGGACCGCGAGTTGACCGAGATCGCGGGCAAACTGAATCTCGAAGAGGCGAGCCGCAAGCAGAGCGCAGAAGCCATCGAGCGCGCGAAGAAGACGCTCCCCGCGGCGTGGCAAAAGCCCCTCGAAAACGCCGGGCTCACCGACCGCGCGAAGTGGCAGGACGAACTCGACGCCCTCATCGGCAAAAACACCGAGGCGAAGTTCACGCAGCTCCAGGCGGCGCGCGGCGGGCTCGATCCGCTCCGGGCCGAAATCAAGCAACTCGAAGCCGAGTCCGACTCGTTCCCAGAAGAAGAACGCCGGTCGCCGGACGACGTGCGCGCCGAGGCCGCGGCCGCGCGCAAGGAACTGGACGCGCGCAACAAAGAGCTGCTCGACGCACAGGGGCGCAAACGCATACTCGACGGCTACCGTCACCAGCGCAACGAACTCGGCGAGCGGTTCAAAGCCGTGGACGCGGAGCACAACCGGCACAAAACACTGGCGGAACTCCTCGGCCGCGACCGGCTCCAGCGCCACCTCGTCCGGCAAGCGGAACGGCAAATCGTCGACTACGCGAACGCGGTGCTCGACCGACTGAGCGGCGGGCAGCTCTTCATGCGCCTGGTGGAAGCGGAAACCGGCACGGACAAGGCACTCGACCTCGAGTGCGCCAACCGCGTCACGGGCGGCGGCGCGATCAACGTTGCGTTCCTGAGCGGGAGCCAGCGGTTCCGGGTCGCGGTGGCGCTGGCCCTGGGCATCGGCCAGTACGCGAGCAAGCAGCACCGACCGATCGAGAGCGTCATCATTGATGAGGGCTTCGGCTGCCTCGACCGCGCCGGTCGGCAGGTGATGATCCAGGAGTTGCAGAACCTCCGCGGGCACCTGCACTGCATCCTGCTGGTGTCGCACCAAGAAGAGTTCGCCGACGCCTTCCCCGACGGCTACCGCTTCGAGCTACAAGACGGCGCCACGCGGGTGAGTCGGTTCGTGAGGTGA